TCGGGAACCTTCCTCTAGGCATTTCCCATCACATGGAGGTGTCACAAGCATTGGTTTCCCAAGAGTGTAGTGCGAACAACAAGTAAAAAAGTACTTTAAACTACATAGATAATTAAGTTGTAATGTTAAGTGATTACAAATGAAGGGATATGAAAATCATCCCAATAATACAACCAAATCGAATGGAGTTTTAAATGTCAAAACTAAATAAGAACAAGTGGCGACAACAAGGTAAACCGCTCCCAAACCCGCTACTCAAGTATGCGCACTTGTCGACACTGCTCCCATATGGGCAGAAATCActatatggttcatcacagacaATCAAACCCAAGTGTTAGCCAATGATATAAATGTTCAATAATAAATTAGAGATGCAACTAACTTACTAATTTAATGAGGTGTAAAAACATGACAAGTATCCACCAAACTCATCTCCTCCAACcgtgaccgggacacgcccacgacgtcACCAATACCACTAAGGTACTcagaacacgtccgtggtaccgggcccgagtgcGACTCTAGTCCCCTGCCAGACAATATGCCTCACCGCATgagtccctccataacccaagtactcaatgtgcacattccctcgaAGTAGGAAGCTCCAAGGGagacttgagcggaagacggttttccaaccgccttccgtctccaaaacCATCATCAACATCCCCCAACAATTATCTCCAATGTCAACAATtcaccaacaacaagaacaattaaCCAAACAAGTATGCCATTAAATTCATACAACAACCAATTCATGCTCATAgcttcattaattcattttctcttcttttaattgcttattaacatgttataatgcaatataATTAACACTAGAATCATTCACCATACTCATTCTTCCCAAAATCATCATGAGACTACAATAtgtaccaaaccctaattatccaaaacatgttataacaCAACTACTATGAAATAAATGTAATTAATGGTAttaaatgcacaattaaacactcataacaccatagctaagtagggaaaccctaccttgagCTTATCTCCACAATTCCACAAGCTACTCCCTAGAAATACTCTTCAATGAAGCTTCCtacatatattaattattataatcaATACTACAATCTATTATAACAACATACTAACTTAACCCCTTGAATTCTTACTACATAATTAAGTAAGGAGTAATCTACTAACTAAATAAGGTTGttaagacaaaataaaagagaagagGAAGTGTAGATCTACTTAAAACAAAGAACAAAGGCTAAGGAGGCAAGAATCTTCTttagaaaaattagggttcttgagaggatttgatggtggAGAGTTTAGAGAGAAGTTGGGGAAATTTAGAGGGTGATGAATAGTGTTTGGGAGGGGTTTTGGTGTAGGAAATCTGAAGTGATATGTATGAAAGCTACATCTCACCAAATATTTTCCCGTATAAAACTCACTCgaccggcactcgatcgagtggaagcccactcggccgagtggaggcTCCACTCGGTAGAGTGGatggtcactcggccgagtgaccgaCTTTCCAAGCCTTCCAGCCTACTATAATGGAGTACTCGGTcttccacttggtcgagtggagctgcactcggccgagtgggctCTTTATTCGGTCTAACTATAACTTAAATAAATACGagatattacaaaactagtacaGATTATCAAACCAAAAGTCATCGTACGCCACAATCACGACTCATGATTAAAAGagtaaaaacaaacaaaataagtATAATATGAACTATCAATAAGTAAACTATACTATCAGTTATATGAGATGATATAGTTTTTGAACTTGTTTTTAGGGAAGTAGTTTTTATTACAATAAATCAAGCTTCGTCAAAGCAAGTAGACATTGCAGAAAATTGTGAGTCCATACATACATCGACCCTTTAGGGAGCGACAACCTTGCAACTAGAAGAGTTACTGAGATCCGAGAGTATAATTTTTGAACTTTATAATAAAGCTTTTGAGCTTAAATGTAAAATTTTCAAGCTCATTTACATAAATATTGAATTCAAAAATTTTTAtaacaaaactaaaaaaaattacatataagctcaatcTTAATCTTAACATCAAAAGGTTAAATGTAACCCAAAAACTTTAAATACTCGAAAAAATTTACACATATTCTGAGttaaatttattataattattatagaaTACTCTTGTACAAATAGTAGTATAATTCTACTTACATTGAACTATTTCAATAACTTTATGtaagggtaagattattggtgGTTTTGAGACAAGACTTATCAAAGTCTTGAGACAAAAATATTGATAGTTAAGACTTTGGTAGTTTTGAGACACATACCCGACTATTGATAGTTAAGACTTTGATACCCCAGGGTATGATTATCATCAAGACTCTGTCACATTAGTttttcactaacttttattattattttattattcataTCCCACATCAAACACACCTCAAACTTTATACATTATTCGTCAAATTCTACTTTTCCAATATACTTTTTTTATGGGATTTTAGATAAAAAGGAAAACAACAATAGTTTAACACATAGTAGCAATTTATTGGTTGTCATTATAAAAATGTGGGGTTAAGACTCTTAAGTTGAATATTGGATTTCCAAGACTTAACTTAAGACTTTCTCAAAATTTGGATAGATTATTAGGAGTTTAGACTCTTGAGTGAGTTTTGTCTCAAGACTCACCAATAATCTTACCCCAAGACTGTTCAAAAACTTAACTTAAGACTTTGTCAAAATTATGGTAAATTATTAGTAGTTTTGAGTGAATCTTGTCTCAGACTTACCAAAGTTTTGTCTCAaaactaccaataatcttactCTGAGTCTTGACAcaaatttttaaagttgtcatCCAATAAATGGCTCTCATGTGTAATTTTTTTGGTTTCCTTTTCTTCTAAAAAGCTCATAAAAAAAGCGAGGTAAAATAATAGAGTCTGAGATGAGTCTGAGAGATAAGGTATAAAGTCAGAGATAAGTCTGAGGAGAGTCTgcataataaaaaataattaaaattagtAAAAGTTAATGTGACAGAGTCTTAAAGAGTACCACATCCAAGAGGATGATTTTATCCTcttattttttctctttctttcattAATTTTGACACCTCAATTTCACTCATATTCCACTATCTCTATTCTCTTTATTTTACTCTTCTTAAAAAAATTCCACATCAAAGAGGATCCTCTTACCTCTCATCTCCCAAATTTTTtaacccaaaaaataaaaaagaaataaattatactccctcccattcaaatcAATGGTAACAGTTGATTTATCACACTTACCGAGACACATTTTGCAACGCGAATATCTTTAGTTGCAggttattaaaaattataaaaatttgatattcttattgcattcatgacgataaatcaaacaagatctatCATACTTTATTttatcttatagattaagaataatatcaaagattcacTACGACCATAAATAGTACCAAAaagcaagtgttacctttggtttgaatGAGAGGGAGTATGTCATATGCTAGATAATGGATGACTAGTGGGCACAAGGGCCAAGATTGCATATCCTCTAAAAACAGAAGACGTGTTCCTCTCCTCTTTCTAAGAGGACATGTAACCATGAGAGGACACTCCATATTTGTTCTACAATAGAGAGGACCTCCTCTTAGATGAGAGAGAAGGCTAAGAGGAGGGTAAATCCTCTCTATTGTACATGCTCTAAAGGAGACATCCTCTTAAATAAGAGATTGTGTTAAGAAGATGGTTCATCCTATTCAATGTAAATAATCTAAAGAGCTTACTGATAATCATAGCCCTAAGATCATCATCTATGTCGATTGGGTATGTTACATACTTACATGAGTCATACCACGAGTCACGACcatactttaattttttttaaatttttttattttaatatttGAATGAGTATTTATAAAAAGACACCCACCTTGTGATTCCCACAAACCAACTTCTCACCTCATTCATCCATTTATATTCCTCGTGCTAAATAAGCCATTCTAAACTATTTTTATCAcaccaaaacaaaagcaaacccACCTTCCCATTCTCTCAAGAACACCCATCCTTCCAATAAATTCAATTCCCCTACTATGCTAACAAATCAAACTCAAACTACACCTCTCTAATAATCAATCAATCACGCATAATATTACAAAGCAAATAAACCAACCAATCAATCAAACATGTCCAACTCTTTAGCACAAAAAATGAGTTTTTCACAAACTTGCAATTTGTTAAGTCAATATGTTAAGGAAAAACGCGCTCTTGGTTTTTCCAACAACCTTGACACCTCTCGTGGTACGTTTTTATTACTTTCAGCTATACTTATTatatacacaaaatctcatttgtgatgATACGTATCCGTcattttggagtgacggatatcattttctctcacaaaagtCGATTTATTTATATATGAATTAATACTATTCTTAGATCTATAAAGTCAAATATTTTCTTACTAATTCTTTTTCATGAAAAAATAAAATAGGTGCATCAACTATGAATTTGTTCCCGGTTAAACAAGCTGAGGATTCTAATGATGGGTCTGTTGGTCGTACCATTGATCTTTTTCCGCAAATTTCTGGGTTTAATTCAAGGTttgttcatttttattcatttatttatattttaatttaatttattcattgattgattgattgttagTTGGCGTTGGTTAGTTAATTTGCTTGTAATATAGGAAGCCAAATTGGCAAAACCCGCGAAACAGAGAATTAAtctctccgtctcaatcatttatttaactTTGATTAAATTATCCTTCTCGAAGAATAAAAATGTAAAGCTAGTAATTGGTTGATGCTTTTGTGTTTGGAATAAAGTCGAGGAGAATCTAATGACTTAATGTGTGAAATGTTTGAGGCATATATTTTTTGGTATACTTACTTAACTACCCGCTCCGctccaattatttgtttaccattGATTAAAATAACTCCCCAGAAGAGTAGAATAATTGAACGAAAGGAGTATAAATTTAGAAACGTTTTCGTAGGGTCAAAATATTTTGAACTAATTAAATTTGTTGTAAAAATTGGCAATCATGTTATTGGGGTTTTTTTTTAGAATCGTATTTTAGAGTTGTAGCTCAATTTTAGAACCATTATGTGAAAAACGGTTTTGGCCTTGATACTGACGGGTTTTGAACCAAGGATTTGGATAAGCTAGCCTGGTTGAGCATAAGCGCGCTGAGTCTAAGTGGTACTCGTATTTGTTTTGTACAGTGTGAACAAGCGTGCAACTCCAGAGCCACCGGCTGCACAGATGACGATCTTCTATGGAGGACAAGTCGTCGTGTTCAACGACTTGCCTGCCGACAAGGCAACTGAGGTTATGAACCTGGCAAGCAGTTTTGAATCCAGCCTTAAAAAGAGGAAGGTCGAAACTCCTGCTACCCCAGTTCCTGTTCCTAGTCCTAAGGCAAGCATTAATGAAAACTcgaacccaaacccaaacccaaaccccaTCCCAAGCCTGAGCCAACCCCAAAACTTGACTGTGGGTGCTCCTAGCTTTGGTAACAATGTCATCCCCGCAGCTGCTGCTGTGTCGCAACCTGCTGTGCGTGTTGCTTCTGGTAAGTCCGATGATGATTAGATCATATTTAAAGAAGCTAAATGCTTGGTAGGTTGAAATTAAACATGTTAGTTTCTGATGTGCAGATCTTCCAATTGCTAGGAAGGCCTCACTTCACCGCTTTCTAGAGAAACGAAAGGATAGGTAAGCAATTGTTTTTTGCACCTTCATGTTTTATGTGTCGTGTACAACTGTTCACTACTAAAATCAAGCAATATGTGTGATCCTCAATTTATGGAACTTTTTCCTATATTTGAAGTTATGTATTTGGGCCCCTAATATTTGAAAATCGAGTACAAAAGATAGTAGATCAACTATAAATCTTTGAATCTTAATCACGGGTCTGCTGCGTAGTGACGTAGACAAAATTTGATGTTAAGGACTCGTAGCATAGATTGAAAACTCTATGGGTGATATTTGAAAAAGTTACTTCGTACTTCATTACGAGGCGACGGACCTACTAACCCCCTTCACTAACTTCAATTTTAACATCGCTAGGGCCTTAGGGGTTGGCAGggtcaagaaaccatctcaaccaaaagcagCTTACTTAAGCTGATTGTTGGAGTCCCAAAATcggttttatattctaacacgcCCCTTCACACGAATGTCCTTTGGGCTTGAAGTGTGACCTTTTGGTCatattggctctgataccatgtcaagAAATCATCTTAACTAAAAGCTTAAGCTGATGGTTCGAGTCCCTGATCGGTTTTGTATTCTAACAGAGAGCTCCTACTTGATCACGGTTGTGGTTTAGGGAATCAGTCTAATAGCTTAAGTTATGACCAATATTGCCTTAAAATACAGTAAAATGCGGTCATGGTGTTTAAAAAACCTTTATTAATTGTCATATTTGTGTCGCGGCTATGATTGGATGATACCTTGGCTTCTATATCACACATGACAGGAGTTGGGCTGAGATAACCCATGTGATTTTTTTCTCTACCTTTGTGGATGAGAACTATAGTTTGAATTGAATATCTGTTTCAAAATgaacttctatccatttggaatgTTGACACATCGTAGATATTCTTCAAAATAATATGTGCGAGATGCACGAGACCATCGTTACATGTGTTCGCATTTATTTCTCTCGGTGCGTTGTCATGATGAAGTGGTATGAATAAGATGTTGTAGACGACGACTAAGAGTATCTCATTGTCGTCCTACTAATTGCCCGATTATGTATGGTAAATTGGTAATGCTGACAACATTAACAATAGTGTTTTGGAAAGACGgtttcatgttaatataatccgAAAGAGTCGTTTAATTATGTAGCTAAAATGTAGCCTGGAACTCGTTTTTATGTGGAATTATTATACCTAAATACATAAAACATGCATCTAATATCCTATTTGGTTTCGGTATTTTTAGGATTGTTGGCAAAGCGCCCTTATGTGGAGATGGTGTTGACGGAGGTGCAGCAAAGCCTGTCAACGGCAATGCCTGGCTGGGATTGAATTCACTCCCAATTTTCCAGCAGCAGCAACTCTAGTGCAAAACAACAGTACTCGTACTATCGTAGAaattaatcataatcataataattaataaatgGTTATTGTCGTTAGTTTTCTAGTGTTTTTTTTCGTTAAAGAGCGTTATGGATATTTTCACTAGAACCGACATTTTTGTGATGCTGCTCAGCATCTGTAATTATATTAAGCTAGCCTGTTAAATTCATTTCAGCCATGTGAGATGAATATATAAGGTCTATTATAaatgcttatttactttcattccTTCATTTTTACAGCGGGTTATTTCTTTTTATATTGGAGTACTTCAGATTACAGGTTAGacttactccctccgtcccggtcatttgttgtcctttgattttggcacaaagaccaaggaaagagggaGGTGGTCAATTACTGAATGACAAATGGAATAAATTGAGTgggaatgatcaaattactcatcaaattcattcttaaaatagaaaggataacaaatgactgagacacccccaaaatagaaaaggacaacaaatgaccgggacggggAGTATTATAGTTGCAGAAGAACCTTGACTCTTAAGTAGAAAACAATACTTTTCCATGGCACAAATTAACTATGACTTACTATTGTTGTAAGCTACGGAGTAATTCATAAACCTGGTTAACAAGCAGCATTACTGTGTGTCTCGGCATTGTTTTTTCtgacttaatttcagctcatttcaatTAAGCTCAGTTCTATAAGTTTAGTTTATAAGAttatttcttcataaaattaatttttacTCCAACTGCATTAAGTTTACCTTAactccattaagttcagctcaACTCCATTTAATTCAGTTCGTTTCAAGTGATTTTATAATGTAATTTTTTGGTACTTCATCTGAACACTCACACTCTTATTTATTTGTTCAAGTGATTTTATAATGTAATTTTTTGGTACTTCATCTGAACACTCACACTCTTATTTATTTGTACAAGTGTTCAATATCAGTAGGATAACAACGGAGGTACACTGATCATATATACTTCCTCTGttttggtcatttgttgtctttttttatttttatttgtctcaattatttgttgtcctttctattttaagaatgaatttaatgagtaatttgatcattcacactagATTTATTCcgcttgtcatttagtaattgaccccctcattttttcttggtctttgtgccaaaaccaaagaacaacaaatgaccgggacggagggagtaaaatGTAAATCTTAAGAAAATTTCTTAGAAATTTTTCTAAGCTTAACTAATCTTCTTTATATTAaaacatcatttttttttttgctatgaTTGGTCCTCAATCCTCATAATTTAAGGTGGCTTCCCCACTTCAAATAAAGCCTTAATTACCAAGGTTAATTTGTTAATTCAATTCCTCTTTTCgtaaattaaaaaataaagtaTTGATTAGTGTATAAAATTTTACAGTTCATATATATCTTAATATATACATTTTGCCATATCCATATAATTTTGTACGGATTTAACTTAAAACTAGCACATGTTAAGCAAAAATAACTAGTGAAAAGTAAAATGTAGGCATAAAAAGACAGACATACAACATAATGAAAGAATAAAAGTGagattagtggaaaattaattaaCTACATAATACCAGATTTGTTGAGGAGATGTTTTATAGATCTAAACTTTGTTTATCCTCCATTTGGAAGGCGGTGGTTTGTTCAACcccataattataattataattattacgtATGGAATTCAACTTATACGTAACTTGGCTTGTTTATTATAATTGCATATTTCTCTACCAATTCTCTATTTAACTTTGAAATTAATCTATACGCACTTGAAATAAATTGTCTAATATGCATGCCATTGCACATATTCGTTTTGGAACAGCCTCAGCATATCGAGAAACACGTTA
This sequence is a window from Silene latifolia isolate original U9 population chromosome 8, ASM4854445v1, whole genome shotgun sequence. Protein-coding genes within it:
- the LOC141597126 gene encoding protein TIFY 10a-like, encoding MSNSLAQKMSFSQTCNLLSQYVKEKRALGFSNNLDTSRGASTMNLFPVKQAEDSNDGSVGRTIDLFPQISGFNSSVNKRATPEPPAAQMTIFYGGQVVVFNDLPADKATEVMNLASSFESSLKKRKVETPATPVPVPSPKASINENSNPNPNPNPIPSLSQPQNLTVGAPSFGNNVIPAAAAVSQPAVRVASDLPIARKASLHRFLEKRKDRIVGKAPLCGDGVDGGAAKPVNGNAWLGLNSLPIFQQQQL